The following proteins are encoded in a genomic region of Deltaproteobacteria bacterium:
- the lpxC gene encoding UDP-3-O-acyl-N-acetylglucosamine deacetylase gives MYLQRTLKKEITCASIGLHTGRKVKMTIKPAGVDAGVVFVRTDLGQHNSIKADMHNVSDTHLATTIGNNGARISTVEHLLSAFSGMGLDNAIVEVDAPEIPIMDGSALPFVNMLKNVGTRVQGKGKKLLVITQPVSVSDGDGDAMFLPSPCFEITYKIDFQHPLISEQSYHVIFSDVAYEQEICAARTFGFLKDVEYLQAKGLALGGSLKNAVVLTEKKIINKEGLRFPDEFVKHKILDAIGDLSLLGMPIIGHFMAYKSGHKLNNMLLKELLAHEECWRIAGSFDSGYAIEEDSLNVPCFGTLDSVPAC, from the coding sequence ATGTATTTGCAGAGAACATTAAAAAAGGAGATAACCTGCGCCAGTATTGGTTTACATACGGGCCGGAAGGTTAAGATGACGATCAAGCCGGCTGGTGTTGATGCGGGGGTAGTTTTCGTGCGCACGGACCTGGGGCAGCATAATTCTATCAAGGCCGATATGCATAACGTTTCCGACACGCATCTGGCCACTACCATCGGTAACAATGGGGCCAGGATCTCCACGGTGGAGCACCTGCTTTCCGCTTTCAGCGGCATGGGTTTGGATAATGCCATTGTCGAGGTGGATGCGCCCGAGATCCCCATTATGGATGGCAGCGCCCTGCCGTTTGTCAACATGCTGAAAAATGTCGGGACCAGGGTTCAGGGCAAGGGCAAGAAGTTGCTCGTGATAACACAACCGGTTTCCGTATCCGACGGCGATGGTGACGCCATGTTTTTGCCCTCGCCGTGCTTTGAAATTACCTATAAGATTGACTTTCAACATCCGCTGATCAGCGAGCAGTCCTATCACGTTATTTTTTCCGATGTGGCCTATGAACAGGAGATCTGCGCCGCCCGTACCTTCGGTTTTCTGAAGGACGTGGAATATCTGCAGGCTAAAGGACTGGCCCTGGGCGGTTCCTTAAAAAATGCGGTGGTTCTGACGGAAAAGAAGATCATAAATAAAGAAGGTCTGAGATTTCCCGACGAGTTTGTCAAACACAAGATTCTGGATGCCATCGGCGACCTATCGCTGCTCGGGATGCCCATCATTGGTCATTTCATGGCCTACAAATCAGGTCACAAGCTCAATAATATGCTGCTTAAAGAACTGCTCGCCCACGAAGAATGCTGGAGGATTGCCGGTTCTTTCGACAGCGGCTATGCAATTGAAGAAGATTCGTTGAATGTCCCCTGTTTTGGCACTCTTGATTCAGTGCCCGCTTGCTGA
- a CDS encoding phosphoribosylaminoimidazolesuccinocarboxamide synthase, with protein sequence MRDEGLMGTSFPTLKLLNKGKVRDIYEVEEFLLIVATDRISAFDVIMPNPIAGKGAILTRMSAFWFGKMADIIINHLISTDPLAYPEVCRPYAETLQHRSMLVKKARPLTVECIVRGYLSGSGWKDYSAGHTISGIRLPAGLRESERLPEPVFTPSTKAEAGTHDLPINFAEMENILGRELAGHIRETSLAIYRRAETIAAAAGIIIADTKMEFGLIEGKLILIDELLTPDSSRFWPRDDYQVGRPQKSFDKQFLRDYLLAINWDQKPPAPELPPNIIAMTGEKYAEALRRLVK encoded by the coding sequence ATGAGAGATGAAGGATTGATGGGAACGAGTTTCCCCACATTAAAATTGCTGAATAAAGGGAAGGTGCGCGATATTTATGAGGTGGAAGAATTTCTGCTGATCGTTGCGACCGACCGGATTTCCGCCTTTGACGTGATCATGCCCAATCCCATCGCCGGTAAAGGGGCTATTCTGACCCGCATGTCGGCCTTCTGGTTCGGTAAGATGGCAGATATCATAATAAATCATCTCATCTCCACCGATCCGCTGGCCTATCCGGAAGTTTGCCGACCTTATGCAGAGACACTGCAGCACCGCAGCATGCTCGTCAAAAAAGCCCGGCCCCTGACTGTAGAGTGTATCGTCCGTGGATATCTCAGCGGCTCGGGATGGAAAGATTACAGTGCTGGCCATACCATCTCCGGCATCAGGCTGCCCGCAGGGTTGAGGGAGTCCGAGCGGTTGCCGGAACCCGTCTTTACCCCCTCCACCAAAGCGGAAGCCGGCACACACGACCTGCCCATAAACTTTGCCGAGATGGAAAATATTCTGGGCCGGGAATTGGCGGGACACATCAGGGAAACCAGCCTGGCCATTTACCGACGGGCCGAGACAATAGCGGCGGCGGCGGGAATTATTATTGCCGACACCAAGATGGAGTTCGGCTTGATCGAGGGGAAGCTGATCCTCATTGACGAGCTGCTCACACCTGATTCCTCAAGGTTCTGGCCCCGGGATGATTATCAGGTCGGCCGCCCTCAGAAAAGTTTTGACAAACAGTTTTTACGGGATTATCTCCTTGCCATCAATTGGGATCAAAAGCCGCCTGCCCCGGAACTGCCCCCGAACATCATCGCCATGACGGGTGAAAAGTATGCGGAGGCATTGCGGCGTCTGGTTAAATAA
- a CDS encoding lysylphosphatidylglycerol synthase transmembrane domain-containing protein has product MKKIIPGLLISALLVYLSVKGTDFQGVIAGMANIGYGFILLFLLLMILMQALRAWRWGMILRPLGKLSTLTLFAITSVGFLAITALPARLGELLRPYLVARHSDIKMPAALGTVFLERFFDGVTILTIASLTPFFAQLPPWLIKANFIFLLVNLILLTVIILAVFRRVLLEAFLNFFLRLCPVRWTEILGRLIQHFLDGFQIIGDGPRLFQILLLSFIVWLIDALAIYLLFLAFKLSLPPVAALVLMVILMIGIAVPTAPGFIGNWHYSCVLGLSLFGIAKTEALTFAIIYHFLSISFTIVVGLAFLPFLKFSWADLRQEVGRRL; this is encoded by the coding sequence ATGAAGAAGATCATTCCCGGCCTCCTGATCAGTGCGCTCTTGGTCTATCTGTCTGTTAAAGGGACAGATTTTCAGGGTGTTATCGCCGGCATGGCGAACATTGGCTACGGTTTTATCCTGCTTTTTTTGCTGCTGATGATTTTGATGCAGGCGTTGCGTGCCTGGCGCTGGGGGATGATCCTTCGCCCCCTGGGGAAGCTTTCGACGCTCACCCTTTTTGCCATAACCAGCGTCGGGTTTTTAGCCATCACGGCCCTGCCGGCCAGGCTGGGCGAGCTTTTAAGACCTTATCTGGTGGCCCGCCACAGCGACATCAAGATGCCCGCCGCTCTGGGCACGGTTTTCCTGGAAAGGTTTTTCGACGGCGTCACCATCTTGACCATCGCCTCCCTGACTCCCTTCTTTGCGCAATTGCCACCCTGGCTGATCAAAGCCAACTTCATCTTCCTTCTCGTCAATCTGATCCTGCTTACGGTGATTATTCTGGCAGTCTTCCGGCGTGTCCTGCTGGAGGCTTTTTTGAACTTTTTCTTACGACTCTGCCCTGTCCGGTGGACAGAAATATTGGGCCGGTTAATCCAGCATTTTCTCGATGGTTTCCAGATTATCGGCGACGGACCGCGCCTTTTCCAGATACTGCTGCTTTCCTTTATTGTCTGGCTGATTGACGCCCTGGCGATCTATCTTCTTTTCTTGGCCTTCAAACTCTCGCTGCCGCCTGTCGCCGCCTTGGTCCTCATGGTCATCCTGATGATCGGCATTGCCGTCCCGACGGCCCCCGGCTTCATCGGCAACTGGCATTACTCCTGCGTGCTGGGCTTAAGCCTCTTCGGCATCGCCAAGACGGAGGCCCTGACTTTTGCTATTATCTATCACTTCCTGTCCATCAGCTTCACCATTGTTGTCGGCCTAGCTTTTTTACCCTTCCTGAAATTTTCCTGGGCCGATCTGCGGCAAGAGGTCGGGCGGCGGTTATAA
- a CDS encoding sulfurtransferase TusA family protein — MTSALKANKSIDCTGLFCPMPIVRTKQEMADMKSGEVLEIVADDPGFAKDLPAWCGLTGEKFMEIKQEGSFFTGYVEKK; from the coding sequence ATGACATCTGCTCTTAAAGCCAATAAATCCATTGACTGTACGGGGCTCTTCTGCCCCATGCCCATCGTGCGGACCAAACAGGAAATGGCCGACATGAAATCCGGCGAGGTGCTGGAAATTGTGGCCGACGACCCGGGGTTCGCCAAAGACCTCCCGGCCTGGTGCGGTCTGACGGGGGAAAAGTTCATGGAGATAAAACAAGAGGGATCATTTTTTACGGGGTATGTAGAAAAGAAATAA
- a CDS encoding sigma-54 dependent transcriptional regulator — MSKTILIVDDEESICQSLGGVLADDGYEVMTAGSGEEALKIVEEEMLSLVLLDIWLPGIDGIETLKIIKAGHPQLRVVMMSGHGTIETAVKATKLGAFDFIEKPLSLEKVLLIVKHALDITQLEEENILLKQKVTHEYELTGDSEAITELQETISLVAPTNAWILIMGENGTGKELVARSLHQQSKRVNKAFVEVNCAAIPEELIESELFGHEKGSFTGATEKKRGKFDLAHEGTIFLDEVADMSLKAQAKVLRILQEKKYERVGGTKLIATDVRVLAATNKDLEKEMEEGRFRPDLYYRLNVIPLRVPPLRDRKEDIPLLVERFLKDFSSKEGEAEKTITDDALAILMRHGWPGNVRELKNIVERLNIMKVGNVIEAEDIPLFMKKEQNPEPAEDAPDSLREAKTAFEKQYIAGKLKDYDGNVSRTAEAIGLERSNLHRKIKAYGLDVKNEETGEGSEL, encoded by the coding sequence ATGAGTAAGACAATATTAATTGTTGATGACGAGGAGAGTATCTGTCAGTCCTTGGGCGGTGTTCTGGCTGATGACGGGTATGAAGTAATGACGGCCGGCAGCGGGGAAGAAGCGCTGAAGATCGTGGAGGAGGAAATGCTGAGCCTGGTGTTGCTGGACATCTGGCTCCCCGGCATTGACGGGATTGAGACCCTGAAAATCATCAAGGCCGGACATCCCCAGCTCCGCGTGGTCATGATGTCCGGTCACGGCACCATAGAGACCGCGGTGAAGGCCACCAAGCTGGGCGCCTTTGATTTTATTGAAAAACCTCTTTCTTTGGAAAAGGTGCTGCTCATCGTCAAGCATGCCCTCGATATCACCCAGTTGGAAGAGGAAAATATCCTTCTTAAACAGAAGGTTACCCACGAGTATGAACTCACGGGCGACAGCGAAGCGATTACGGAGCTGCAGGAAACGATCAGCCTCGTGGCGCCTACCAATGCCTGGATCTTGATCATGGGTGAAAATGGCACTGGGAAGGAACTGGTGGCCCGGTCCTTACACCAGCAGAGCAAACGGGTTAATAAGGCATTTGTGGAGGTAAATTGTGCCGCCATACCGGAGGAGCTCATTGAAAGCGAGCTTTTTGGCCACGAGAAGGGCTCCTTTACCGGCGCTACGGAAAAAAAGCGCGGGAAGTTCGATCTGGCCCATGAAGGGACCATTTTTCTCGATGAAGTGGCGGATATGAGTTTGAAGGCCCAGGCCAAAGTCCTCAGAATTCTTCAGGAAAAAAAGTATGAACGCGTGGGCGGAACGAAGCTGATTGCCACGGATGTCCGAGTCCTCGCGGCCACCAATAAAGATCTGGAAAAGGAGATGGAGGAGGGAAGATTCCGGCCGGACCTTTATTACCGGCTCAATGTTATCCCGCTGAGGGTGCCGCCGCTCCGGGACAGAAAAGAGGACATCCCGCTTTTGGTGGAGCGTTTTTTGAAAGATTTTTCCTCGAAGGAAGGGGAGGCGGAAAAGACGATTACCGACGATGCGCTGGCGATCCTCATGCGGCATGGTTGGCCCGGAAATGTTCGGGAACTGAAGAATATTGTCGAACGGCTGAACATCATGAAGGTGGGAAATGTTATTGAAGCGGAAGACATTCCTCTTTTTATGAAAAAAGAGCAGAATCCGGAACCTGCCGAGGATGCCCCGGATTCCCTGCGCGAGGCCAAAACGGCCTTCGAGAAACAATATATTGCCGGTAAGTTAAAAGATTACGATGGCAATGTCTCCCGCACGGCCGAGGCCATCGGCCTGGAAAGAAGCAACCTGCACCGCAAGATAAAGGCCTACGGTCTGGACGTCAAGAATGAGGAAACGGGCGAGGGCTCTGAATTATAA
- a CDS encoding transcriptional regulator produces MQERISSSADIGRLVRQKRKTDGLTLAEAAALCNVGYRFFSNIENGKPTAQIGKVLQVLTGLGLEIGIGPRGWKNEP; encoded by the coding sequence TTGCAGGAAAGAATCTCTTCGTCCGCCGATATCGGTCGGCTGGTAAGACAGAAAAGGAAGACGGACGGGTTGACCCTTGCGGAGGCAGCCGCGCTGTGCAATGTTGGTTACCGGTTTTTCTCAAATATCGAAAATGGAAAACCGACAGCCCAGATCGGCAAGGTTTTGCAGGTTCTGACCGGTCTCGGCCTGGAAATCGGCATCGGCCCCCGGGGATGGAAAAATGAACCTTGA
- a CDS encoding MBL fold metallo-hydrolase, which translates to MFLEQMQVGQMMVFAYLVGDPKSGEALVIDPADETEAIIARAKKNNLKIKYIVNTHGHVDHFSGNSDMKKLTGAQIIVHEDDADRLTNTPASLLAMFNAKPSPAADITVKDGDQIRVGDVTLNVLHTPGHSAGSMSLYTEGIVFTGDTLFVEAVGRTDFPGSSWDVMYQSIQTKLFPLPDETRVLPGHNYGRTATSTIGHEKQYNPFL; encoded by the coding sequence ATGTTTTTGGAACAGATGCAGGTCGGTCAAATGATGGTTTTCGCCTACCTGGTAGGTGATCCTAAGAGTGGGGAAGCATTGGTCATTGACCCGGCGGACGAAACGGAAGCCATTATTGCCCGCGCTAAAAAGAATAATCTGAAGATTAAGTATATCGTCAATACCCACGGCCACGTGGACCATTTCTCCGGCAACAGCGATATGAAAAAGCTCACCGGGGCGCAGATCATTGTGCATGAAGACGATGCCGACCGGCTCACCAACACGCCGGCTTCACTCCTTGCCATGTTCAATGCCAAGCCATCGCCGGCGGCGGATATTACGGTCAAGGACGGCGATCAGATCCGCGTGGGCGATGTAACGCTTAATGTTCTGCATACGCCGGGACACTCCGCGGGTAGCATGTCTCTTTATACGGAGGGCATTGTCTTTACGGGGGACACCCTTTTCGTGGAGGCCGTGGGACGGACTGACTTCCCTGGCAGCTCCTGGGACGTCATGTATCAATCCATCCAGACCAAGCTTTTCCCACTGCCCGACGAAACGCGCGTCTTGCCGGGGCATAATTATGGCCGCACGGCCACCTCTACTATCGGTCACGAAAAGCAATACAATCCGTTTTTATAG
- a CDS encoding DUF4390 domain-containing protein: MIIKLPQKPNYYWRRIKAIISAHDRQIRFFLYGCLLFLLPLSSEADEARFADLLITNNAGQITVYAQVLNCFTPDMEAAILAGVPTTFTFLFDFYQERSYWWDKKIARRIIQHTIKYDNVKKDFLVSSTNRPEADTFQTFENAKKAMADLNGVVVYQVNALEQDKSYYLKMKAKLEQVRLPLHMEYVFFFVSLWDFETDWHRQNVTYQNLTTP; this comes from the coding sequence ATGATAATAAAACTTCCTCAAAAACCAAATTATTACTGGCGCCGGATAAAAGCGATCATCTCGGCGCATGATCGCCAGATCAGGTTTTTCCTCTACGGTTGCCTGCTTTTTCTTCTTCCTCTGAGCAGTGAAGCGGATGAGGCCAGGTTTGCCGACCTGCTGATTACGAATAACGCCGGACAGATTACGGTTTACGCGCAGGTTCTAAACTGCTTTACGCCGGACATGGAAGCCGCCATCCTCGCCGGTGTTCCCACTACGTTTACCTTTCTATTCGATTTCTATCAGGAAAGGTCCTACTGGTGGGACAAGAAAATCGCCCGCCGTATTATTCAGCATACGATCAAATATGATAATGTGAAGAAAGATTTTCTTGTTTCATCAACTAACAGACCGGAAGCAGACACCTTTCAGACATTTGAAAATGCCAAAAAGGCCATGGCGGATCTAAACGGGGTTGTTGTTTACCAGGTCAATGCTCTGGAGCAAGATAAGTCTTACTATCTGAAAATGAAGGCCAAACTGGAACAGGTACGCCTGCCTCTGCACATGGAATACGTGTTCTTTTTCGTTTCTCTCTGGGATTTTGAAACGGACTGGCATAGACAGAATGTTACGTATCAAAATTTGACGACACCCTAA
- a CDS encoding DUF3568 family protein, giving the protein MKRNRAWMFWYAAVVFLTTGCAALVGVVAAGGTGAGTYAYINGGMQGEYKHPYDLVWAACEKTMAEMRALSVQPLKEIGQGQISAIINDEKVRFDVKYKERNVTTVTVRVGLLGNKTASQLLHDKISDNIAKN; this is encoded by the coding sequence ATGAAGAGAAATAGAGCTTGGATGTTCTGGTACGCGGCGGTTGTTTTTCTTACGACCGGATGTGCAGCACTGGTAGGCGTCGTCGCCGCCGGGGGCACTGGCGCCGGCACCTACGCATACATCAACGGCGGCATGCAGGGCGAGTATAAGCATCCCTACGATCTGGTTTGGGCGGCCTGCGAAAAAACCATGGCGGAAATGCGCGCCCTGAGTGTCCAGCCCCTCAAGGAAATTGGCCAGGGCCAGATTTCCGCCATCATTAATGACGAAAAGGTCCGGTTTGATGTCAAATACAAAGAGCGTAACGTAACCACCGTAACCGTGCGGGTGGGATTGCTGGGTAATAAGACCGCATCGCAACTGTTGCACGATAAAATCAGCGACAACATTGCAAAAAACTAA
- a CDS encoding ATP-binding protein: MLPTRPGIDDREARRRKRERLIMIVTIAVIAILSLLEGRLYRLEAALPLSSNVLIFGLININIILIIFLLFLIIRNVAKLIFERRRGVIGSSLQTKLVVAFVSLSLIPTVLLFIVSINFLSYSIDNWFNLKIGEALDKTIEIAQVYYQQTSDHARFYARQISEDITKNRLYVEGREAYLQTLIEQRQKNYNLGLLGIHFDNKKAILVLKDPLHPALVLKPLAPKILEEVYGGKETSTVQPSGGGDLITGLVPIYSALVPGEVIGLVAVSYYMPQRLVDKMASISKTSEQYRQLDLLRNPIKLSYIITLFIVMLLIIFSATWFGIYLAKGITVPIQDLAEATRRIARGDLEHRINVVADAEIGVLVDSFNQMTNDLQQSNGELQQANINLEERRKYMETVLRHVSAGVISVDKDGVITTINQAAEAMFDIKTEKIINRRFEDVLRPEHLALAEQFIREARNNSAGFLEKQMELKLKDKDLTVLMTTTIIRDDGDREVGMVVVFEDLTELQKAVRAAAWREVARRMAHEIKNPLTPVQLSAQRLQKKYGDKLGADGAVFQECTQTIINQVEVLKNLVNEFSRYARMPVTNLALNNLNEVIAASLALFQEAHKNIRFTLLDAGSEMPKLRMDAEQIKRVMVNLLDNAVAAVAGKEGVIDITVAHDLRYRKVRVEVADNGCGVPAAYKMKMFEPYFSTKKVGTGLGLAIVSSIIADHHGYISVRDNPQGGTVVAFELPVPEGEQINGADYAAPEA; this comes from the coding sequence ATGCTGCCAACCCGTCCAGGCATAGATGACCGCGAGGCCAGACGTCGGAAGAGAGAACGCCTGATCATGATCGTTACGATCGCTGTGATTGCCATTCTTTCTCTGCTGGAGGGCCGTCTCTACCGCCTGGAAGCGGCTCTACCGCTTTCCAGCAATGTGCTCATTTTTGGCCTGATCAATATCAATATCATTCTGATCATTTTTCTGCTGTTTCTGATTATCAGGAATGTCGCCAAACTGATCTTTGAGCGCCGCCGGGGCGTCATCGGTTCGAGTCTGCAAACGAAATTAGTAGTGGCTTTTGTCAGCCTTTCCCTGATTCCCACGGTATTGCTGTTCATTGTGTCCATCAATTTTCTTTCCTACAGCATAGATAACTGGTTCAATCTGAAGATCGGCGAGGCGCTGGATAAAACGATCGAAATAGCCCAGGTCTATTACCAGCAGACGTCCGATCATGCCCGCTTCTATGCCCGCCAGATCAGTGAAGATATTACCAAAAATCGCCTTTATGTCGAAGGGCGGGAGGCCTATCTCCAGACGCTCATAGAACAGAGGCAAAAAAATTATAATCTGGGGCTCTTGGGGATTCATTTTGACAATAAAAAAGCAATACTTGTCTTGAAGGACCCCCTGCACCCGGCGTTGGTCTTGAAGCCCCTGGCGCCAAAAATACTGGAGGAAGTCTATGGCGGCAAGGAAACATCCACTGTGCAGCCGTCCGGAGGAGGCGATTTAATCACCGGTCTGGTGCCCATTTATTCTGCTCTGGTTCCGGGGGAAGTCATCGGCTTAGTTGCGGTCAGTTACTACATGCCCCAGCGGCTGGTGGACAAGATGGCCAGCATTTCCAAAACTTCCGAGCAATACCGGCAGCTTGATCTTCTAAGAAATCCCATCAAGTTAAGTTATATTATCACCCTGTTTATCGTGATGCTGCTCATCATTTTTTCCGCCACATGGTTCGGCATCTATCTTGCCAAGGGGATTACTGTGCCGATCCAGGATCTGGCCGAGGCCACCCGTCGCATTGCCCGTGGGGATCTGGAGCATCGGATCAACGTTGTCGCCGATGCGGAGATCGGCGTTCTCGTAGATTCCTTCAACCAGATGACGAATGACTTGCAGCAGAGTAACGGTGAGCTGCAACAGGCCAATATCAATCTCGAAGAGCGGCGCAAGTATATGGAAACGGTGCTTCGCCATGTTTCGGCCGGGGTAATCTCCGTTGATAAAGACGGAGTTATTACCACCATCAACCAGGCCGCCGAGGCGATGTTTGATATCAAGACGGAAAAGATCATCAACCGGCGCTTTGAAGACGTGCTGCGGCCCGAGCATCTTGCCCTGGCGGAGCAGTTTATCCGGGAGGCAAGGAATAACAGCGCCGGTTTCCTGGAAAAGCAGATGGAATTGAAACTGAAGGACAAGGACCTGACGGTTTTGATGACGACGACGATAATCAGGGATGACGGCGATCGGGAAGTTGGCATGGTCGTCGTTTTTGAAGATCTGACGGAGTTGCAGAAGGCAGTGCGTGCGGCCGCCTGGCGGGAGGTAGCCCGACGCATGGCCCATGAGATCAAGAATCCCCTGACGCCGGTGCAACTTTCCGCGCAGCGTCTGCAGAAAAAATATGGCGACAAACTGGGCGCAGACGGCGCCGTATTTCAGGAATGTACGCAGACCATCATCAACCAGGTCGAGGTGCTGAAAAATCTGGTCAATGAGTTTTCCCGCTACGCCCGGATGCCTGTTACGAATCTGGCTTTAAATAATCTTAACGAGGTTATTGCGGCATCCCTCGCCCTTTTTCAGGAGGCCCATAAAAATATCCGTTTCACCTTGCTGGACGCGGGCTCGGAGATGCCCAAACTGAGGATGGACGCCGAGCAGATCAAGCGGGTCATGGTGAACCTGCTAGATAATGCCGTGGCCGCCGTGGCGGGGAAAGAGGGCGTGATTGATATTACCGTTGCCCATGACTTAAGGTACCGGAAGGTCAGGGTAGAGGTGGCGGACAATGGCTGTGGTGTGCCTGCCGCCTACAAGATGAAGATGTTCGAACCGTATTTTTCTACGAAAAAGGTCGGCACCGGTTTGGGGTTGGCCATTGTCAGTTCCATCATTGCGGATCATCACGGCTATATCAGCGTGCGGGATAATCCCCAGGGTGGCACGGTGGTTGCTTTTGAATTGCCGGTTCCCGAGGGGGAACAGATTAACGGCGCTGATTATGCGGCTCCGGAGGCGTGA
- the dnaJ gene encoding molecular chaperone DnaJ: protein MIKTCYYEVLSVARDAAAEEIKKNYRKMAMQHHPDKNPGDKAAEERFKEAAEAYEVLSDPEKREIYDRFGHEGLSGAGFKGFSGFEDIFSSFGDIFENIFGFNGVRQQGRAGARNGADLRYDLTIALEDAATGKAMDITIEKLINCDSCRGTGAAAGSSPSTCNRCHGRGQVTQSSGFFAISASCPQCRGRGSVILDPCSFCRGAGKKEAAKTIQLKIPAGVETGSRLRLRGEGEAGDFGGPNGDLYVFLTVKSHEFFERRGSDIYCRIPVSFVQAALGAKIEAPTLQGREKIKIPKGTQSGHTFRLKGMGIPRLGAYGRGDQIIETLVVVPTNLNKKQEELLREFAGVSGEA, encoded by the coding sequence ATGATCAAGACTTGTTATTATGAAGTCCTCAGTGTCGCCCGGGATGCCGCGGCGGAGGAGATAAAGAAAAATTATCGCAAAATGGCCATGCAGCATCACCCGGACAAGAATCCGGGGGATAAGGCAGCGGAAGAGCGGTTTAAGGAAGCCGCCGAAGCCTATGAAGTCCTGAGCGACCCGGAGAAAAGGGAAATATATGATCGCTTCGGTCATGAAGGACTGAGCGGCGCGGGTTTTAAGGGATTTTCGGGTTTTGAGGATATTTTTTCGAGCTTCGGCGATATCTTTGAGAACATTTTTGGTTTCAATGGCGTTCGGCAGCAGGGGCGGGCGGGGGCGAGGAACGGCGCCGATCTGCGCTACGACCTGACTATTGCCTTGGAAGACGCAGCCACGGGTAAAGCAATGGACATCACGATAGAAAAGCTGATCAATTGCGATTCCTGCCGGGGCACGGGAGCAGCGGCCGGGTCGTCTCCTTCCACGTGCAACCGCTGTCATGGCCGGGGCCAGGTAACGCAATCCAGCGGTTTCTTCGCGATCAGCGCCTCCTGTCCGCAATGCCGGGGGCGAGGCAGCGTGATTCTGGATCCTTGTTCTTTCTGTCGCGGCGCCGGCAAGAAGGAAGCCGCCAAGACCATCCAGCTTAAAATCCCCGCGGGCGTAGAAACAGGTTCCCGGTTGAGGCTGCGGGGCGAGGGAGAAGCGGGCGACTTCGGTGGACCCAACGGCGATCTTTACGTATTTCTTACCGTCAAGTCGCATGAATTTTTCGAAAGAAGGGGCAGCGATATCTACTGCCGTATCCCCGTTTCTTTTGTGCAGGCGGCGCTGGGCGCCAAGATAGAAGCGCCAACGCTGCAGGGCAGGGAAAAGATAAAAATCCCCAAAGGCACCCAGAGCGGCCATACCTTCCGCCTGAAGGGCATGGGCATCCCCCGGCTGGGTGCTTATGGGCGGGGCGATCAGATTATTGAAACCCTGGTAGTCGTGCCCACGAACCTGAACAAAAAGCAGGAAGAACTGCTGCGTGAATTTGCCGGGGTAAGCGGCGAAGCGTAA
- a CDS encoding epoxyqueuosine reductase QueH yields MKILLHICCGPCVIYPLRILREMGHDVTGHFFNPNIHPYLEYKRRAETLSAYAGEKGLPVIWAEDYCMEVFFRLVAGHEEDRCRICYTLRLQETARLAKEQGFTGFTTTLLYSKFQKHDVIREVGERLGREVGIPFVYHDFRAGWQEGVDLSREIGMYRQPYCGCLYSEKDRYYRQAIRQK; encoded by the coding sequence ATGAAAATCCTCCTGCACATCTGTTGCGGTCCCTGCGTGATCTATCCCCTGCGTATTTTGCGGGAAATGGGGCATGACGTTACGGGGCACTTCTTTAATCCCAATATCCATCCCTATCTGGAATATAAGCGTCGCGCAGAGACGCTTTCTGCCTACGCGGGCGAGAAGGGACTGCCGGTTATATGGGCGGAGGATTACTGCATGGAGGTTTTCTTCCGCTTGGTTGCCGGTCACGAGGAAGACCGTTGCCGGATCTGCTATACCCTGCGCCTGCAGGAGACGGCGCGGTTGGCAAAAGAGCAGGGCTTTACCGGGTTTACGACGACGCTTCTCTACAGCAAGTTTCAGAAGCATGACGTAATCCGCGAAGTCGGTGAGCGCCTGGGGCGCGAAGTTGGCATTCCGTTTGTCTATCATGATTTCCGTGCCGGCTGGCAGGAGGGAGTGGATCTGTCGCGAGAGATCGGCATGTACCGGCAGCCCTACTGCGGTTGCCTCTATAGCGAAAAGGATCGCTATTATCGCCAGGCAATTAGGCAAAAGTAA